CCTTTTTACTGACGCGCACGCGCCGGGAACTCGATGCGCTGGCGGTGGAGAAGGATATTCCGCTGTGTACGCTGGGGGATTGAGGCGAGCAGCATTTTTTGATCACCAGCAGCGAAGTTTTTTCTGGCTAAAAATTCATTTTCAAAGTAAAAACTTCGAAAAAGAAAGAAAAAATGTCCAAACGCCTGCTGGGGTATGAATTTCTGAGGGATCACCTCAAGCTGAGTGCTTTTCCGTGCGCGCGTCCGGCCCGTGTCGGCAGCGTCACCAAAGTCGTGCAGCGTGCCGACGGCCTGGAAGTGCCCGCCAGCGTGGCGCCGGTCTCGCAAGGTCCGCTGGAGCACATCCTGTTCGCCCTCAAGCATGAGGGCGTCAATCTGCAGATTCTGGCCCAGTGCCTGCCGCGCATCGACGCTGGCCCACTCATCGAAGCTTTTTGCAGCAGTCCGGCCAGCAAGTACATCCGCATCACAGCCTACCTCTGGGAACAATTTAACGGGCGGGAACTTGAAGGCGCGCCCCAAGCCATCGGTCCCTATGTGCCCCTGTTCGACCCGGGTAAATACCTGACGGGCAAGCCACGGCGCAACAGCAAATGGCGCGTGGACTTCAATGGTCTGGGCTCGCTGCGGTTTTGCCCGACCATCGAGCGCACCAGCGCCATCGCGGCCTTGCTGGCGCAGGACACGCTTGGCCGCGCCCAGGCGTTCATCGAAGGCATGAAGCAAGAAACACTGGACCGGACCATGAGCTGGTCCTACCTGAGCGAGACCGAAAGCTCGTTCGCCATCGAGCGGGAAAAACCCAGCAGCCGCAAGGCCGAGGCCTTCGCCCAATTGCTCATGCAGGCCCGCGAAAGCACGCCGATTACCGAAACATACCTGGTGGACCTGCAAAATCTGGCCGTCACCAACCCCCTTGACCGCGCCCTGGAATTTCGCAACCGCCAGAACTGGCTGCGCGGCCCCGGCAACGGAGTGCTGGGCATCACCTATGTGCCGCCAGCGCCGGAGCTGGTGCCGGAATTGATGCAGGCCATCATGGACATACTCAATGACCCGGACCCGGTGCAGAGTCCGCTGGTGATCGGTGCCTTGAGCAGTTTTGCTTTTGTCTTTGTGCATCCCTTCATGGACGGCAATGGCCGCCTGTCGCGCTTTCTGTTTCACAAGGCGGTCTGCCGGTCCGAAGTCCTGAAGCAGGGGCTGGTGCTGCCCATTTCCGTCGCCATGAAACGCAACGAAGACCAGTACCTGCAGGCACTGAAGTCATTCTCAGCCCCGGCCCGGCGGCTCTGGGACGTGCTGATGATTGACGATGAGCATTTCGAGTTCACCTTCAAAGGCGACGCGTCGATTTACCGCTATTGGGATGCAACGCCCTGTGTCGAGTTCGGCCTGCGCATGGCCGAGCAGTCGCTGGAAGTCGATTTGCGGCAGGAGACCGAGTATCTGCGCAACTATGACGCCATTGCGCACCAAGTCAACGAGCGCATCGACCTGAACAGCAACACCCTGGCGCTGATGGTGCGCCTGTGCCTGCAAAACGAGGGGCGTTTTTCCAACGGCAAGCGCAAGGCGTTTCTGAACAAAGGCTATAGCCCGGAAATGCTGGCGGTGGTTGAGTCCGTGGCGACTGGCGTGCTCACGGGCCGGGAGACTGACGACGAGATCGATATTCCGCCTTACCGGGTTTGATGGCGCAATACGGGAACTCGATGCGCCGGCGGTGGAGAAGGATATTGAGCTGTGTACGCTGCGGGATTGAGTTGGGCGGCGATGGCTGGAGCCGGGGCAAGCCGGCCTGTTAACCTCCTTGAACTCAGGCGCAAGCACCGCTTGAATTCACCCAGAAATCCATCGCAGGAAACATGAAAAAACAAGGAAAAGTCGTGCGCTGGGACAGCGCACGCGCCTTCGGATTTATCCGCAGTCCCGAAACGCCGGCCGACATTTTTTTCCATATTAAGGACTTTCGGGGTTCGGCCGCTCCACAGGAAGGCATGCCGGTGACGTTCGAGGAAATCCACGTTGGCGGCAAGGGACCGCGCGCGATGTCGGTTCAGGCTGGCATGTCCTTGCAGGACTCGCCAGGCAGCCGCGCAACCGCACGCGCAGCGATGCCGCCAACTCAAGCACGCAGTCCCCAGCAACGGACGCTGAATCGCACGGCGCCGTCCAGGCCGGCGAGCCCCGCGCTGCTGCTGATGCTCGGCTGGGCTGTGCTGCTGGGCTGGGAAAGCCGGGCCGGCCGTTTGCCGGCCATGGCGCTGCCCATCGCGCTGCTGCTGAACCTGGTGACATTTTTCATGTACTGGGTTGACAAGCATGCGGCGCAAACCGGCCGGTGGCGCACCTCTGAAAACACACTGCATCTGCTCGGCTTGCTGGGGGGCTGGCCCGGTGCATGGTGGGCGCAAGCGCTGCTGCGTCACAAATCGAGCAAAGCCTCCTTTCTTGCCGCTTATCGGGCAACCGTGGCGCTTCACTGCATCGTGCTGGCTGGCTTTCTCTTCAGTCCGCAACTACAAAACCTGCTACCAAATAGATAGCTATCTGCACTGGCTGGTCGTGCGCCACAGGGCAATTCGGCTTCAAGAACAAAAAAGGCCCTGCGTATCCGCAGACACACAGGGCCTTTTGAAATTGAAAGCGTCTCAGCGCGGCTTGCGCAACGGCTTCACACCCAGCGCCTTGCCCGAACCGTTGTCCCGTGGCGGCAACCCGGTGTGCTGCGTCAGCATGCGGCCCTTGACAGGCGCAGCCGGGGTCACTGAGGCGGTCGAGTTCTTGCGCCGCGCGCTGGTGTAGGTGCCATCCGTCATCGGCTGGAAGGTTGGAATCAGATGGTGCTTGCCGTTGCCGATCAGGTCGGCGCGGCCCATAGTTTTCAGCGCTTCGCGCAGGACCGGCCAGTTGTTGGCATCGTGGTAGCGCAGGAAGGCCTTGTGCAGGCGGCGGCGCTTGTCGCCGCGCACGATGTCCACCGTCTCGCTGTCGCGCGTGATTCTGCGCAGCGGGTTCTTGTTGCTGTGGTACATCGCCGTGGCCGTGGCCATCGGGCTGGGGTAGAAGGTCTGCACCTGGTCGGCGCGAAAGCCGTTCTTTTTCAGCCAGACAGCCAGGTTCATCATGTCTTCGTCGCTGGTGCCGGGGTGGGCGGCGATGAAGTAGGGAATCAGGAACTGCTTCTTGCCGGCTTCGAGGCTGAACTTTTCAAACAGCGTCTTGAACTTGTCGTAGCTGCCGATGCCGGGCTTCATCATCTTGGTCAGCGGCCCCTGCTCGGTGTGCTCGGGGGCGATTTTCAGGTAGCCGCCGACGTGGTGCGTGACCAGTTCCTTCACGTATTCGGGGCTTTTCACGGCCAGGTCGTAGCGCAGGCCCGAGCCGATCAGGATTTTCTTGATGCCCCTGAGCGCGCGGCCGCGCTTGTAGATCTTGATGAGCGGGCCGTGGTCGGTGGTCAGGTTCTGGCAGATGCCGGGATAGACGCAGCTCGGCTTGCGGCAGGCCGCTTCGATTTCCGGGCTCTTGCAGCCCAGCCGGTACATGTTGGCCGTGGGGCCGCCCAGGTCGGAAATGGTGCCGGTGAAGCCTTCGACCTTGTCGCGGATGTCCTCGACCTCGCGGATGATGGACTCTTCGGAGCGGCTCTGGATGATGCGGCCTTCGTGCTCGGTGATCGAGCAGAAGGTGCAGCCACCGAAGCAGCCGCGCATGATGTTGACCGAAAAGCGGATCATTTCCCAGGCCGGAATCTTGGTCGCGCCGTCGTGGCGGCCGTTTTCGTCGGCGTAGCTCGGGTGCGGGCCGCGTGCGTAGGGCAAGTCGAACACATAGTCCATCTCGGCCGTGGTCAGCGGGATGGGCGGCGGCGTGATCCAGACATCGCGCGCGGTCGTGCCTTCGCCATGCGCCTGCACCAGCGCCCGGGCGTTGCCGGGGTTGGTTTCCAGGTGCAGCACGCGGTTGGCGTGGGCGTACAGCACCGGGTCGGCCTTGATCTGCTCGTAGCTCGGCAGGCGGATGACGGTGCGGTCGCGTGGCGGAACCTTGACGCTGCCTTTTCCGTAGAGCGCGGGATTCGGGAAGAACGTCAGCGGCTTGATGGCCGGGTTGACCTCGTTTTTCAAGCCTGATTGGCCTGTAGCGCTTGCTGGTATTGCGCCAGCAGCTATTGTTTCAGTAGCAGCCTTCTCGCCGTCTTCCTTGGCGCAAGTGCTGCCCTGCTCCGCAGCCTGCTCGCTGGTGGTCATGTAGGGGTTGATGTGCGATTCGACCCTGCCCGGCTCATCGACCTGCGTGGAGTCGATCTCGAACCAGCCCTTGCCGGATTCGTCATCCTGCCGGCGCACGAAGGCCGTGCCGCGCACGTCGGTGATGCTCTGCACGGGTTCGCGCGCGGCCAGGCGGTGGGCAATCTCGACCAGCGCGCGCTCGGCGTTGCCGTAGAGCAGCAAGTCGCTTTTCGCATCGACGACGATGGAGCGGCGCACCTTGTCGCTCCAGTAGTCGTAATGCGCGATGCGGCGCAGGCTGCCCTCGATGCCGCCCAAAATGATGGGCACGTCTTTATAGGCTTCGCGGCAGCGCTGGCTGTAGACGATGGCGGCGCGGTCAGGCCGCTTGCCGCCGATGTCGCCGGGGGTGTAGGCGTCGTCGCTGCGAATTTTCCGGTCGGCGGTGTAGCGGTTGATCATCGAGTCCATGTTGCCGGCGGTCACGCCCCAGAACAGATTCGGCTTGCCCAGCGCCTTGAAGGCCTCGGCGCTGTGCCAGTCGGGCTGGGCAATGATGCCGACGCGAAAGCCCTGCGCTTCCAGCACGCGGCCAATCACCGCCATGCCGAAGCTCGGGTGATCGACATAGGCGTCGCCGGTGACCAGGATGATGTCGCAGCTGTCCCAGCCCAGCGCATCCATCTCGGCCCGGCTGGTGGGCAGGAATTTGGCCGTGCCGAAGCGGGCAGCCCAGTATTTGCGGTAACTGGTCAGCGGCTTGGCGGCGCGGGTGAAGAAGGAGACGTCAACTGGGGCGTTCATGGGGGCAACTCTCTTGTAAAACCGCAAGGACTGCCGAACGGCAAAGCCTGCGATTTTGGGTTAACCCGCGATTTTAAGGTTTTAACACCATTGGCGTAGCGCTATCGCGGCATCAACCTCTGAAGTAAAAGCCCATGCGAACGACATGCAGCTCAATGAAGCAGGCTAGATGCGTTCCGCATCCTGCCGCGCTATCTTTATAGCAATGAAATAGGCTTCTTGCGCAATAAGGACGGGCGCAAGCAGCTATTAAAAAACTAGCGCTTCAAGTTGATCCAGCAACTCAAGGCTCACGGCTTCAAGCAGGGGAATTTCGCTGTCCTGAATAGCCATGGGCTCAAAGTCAAAATGGCAAAAAGTGCCATAAATCGTGCCGGACTTGCGGGACAGGGGAAGGCCGAAATAGGAATTCATGATGCCCCGGTGAGGATGGTCCAGCAGCCGTTCATCCTGCGCAGAATTGGCGGTATTGAAGCCGTTGTCCTTGAGCACGAACTGGCAAAAGCTGTCTCCCAGCGGAACTTCGCACAGGCTGGTCGGGTTTTCTCCCTTGCGGTCATACAGATGGATATTGCGCATCATCTGGCCATCGAGCCGGTAAATCGCGGTGTAGCGGTAGCTTGTGCGTGAATTCAGATACCGCAGCGCGCCATGAAGACCGCCGCTGTCAAAGGCCGATCTGAATTGCGCCAATTGCTCGTCTAGTGCCTGTAACGCCATGGCGTATCTCCGAAATGGGGTGAATGCAGCCAGCCTGATCACCACAATCAAGCCGCACAATTCCGATGATATGAAGTTTTTGACAATTTTTATTCCCGCACGGCCAGCACTGTCCTGGCCGTCGCCAAACCCGCTGCGCTCGCAATGGCCGCGCAGGATGATGGCGTCGCCGTCCTGCGGGAACGTCCTTGTTTCGCCATTGGCCAGCGTCAAGGCGGTTTTGCCACCCGCCGTCAACTCCAGCAGCGAGCCGGCCTGTTCGGGCTTTTCGCCTGATTGCGTGCCCGAATCCAGCAAATCACTTGTCTGTAGATTACATCCGTTGACGGCATGGTGGGTGATCACGCAGGCTTTCGCTCAGGACAGGGCGACACGGGAAGCGTGGCCCTGCGCCATGAAGGAAATATGCCTTTTCCGCAATACACACGGGCACATACAGCTATCTAAACGATAGCAATCAAGCAGCCGCTACATCAGTTGCGCACCGTCATCTGGCCGCGAACTTCCCCGCCCGGGTTGGCTGCGGTGTGGATGTTGGCGTACCAGCGGCCGGCCACCAGGTCGGCCGCCTGGGCCGGGGTCAGCGTGGCGCTGCCTTCCATCGGGCTGGTGACCGGACCCGGCCAGGGCAGGACAACGCCGGCATTGGCACCAACGGCAGCCGGGCCATGGAAATGCGCCGCCGTGGCCGGGCCGCTCAGGCCGGTGAAGTTGACTTTCCAGCGCAGCAGGTTGCTGTCCTTGTTCAGGACCGCATCGACCGAGCCGCTGCCCTGGCTGGCATTGGGCGGCACTTCGTTGGCGGCGCGCAACTGGGTGCTCAGGGCGATCAGGTTAGAAGACGATGGCTTGCCCGGCATCATGCCGCAGCCGGTGATGGCGGCGGTAGCCGCCACGGCAAGGGCGGCAAGGCAAAGACGGGTGGCTTGGCGGCGTGTGGTCATGAAGGCTCCTGGTGGGTAAAAAAAGATTGTGGTCCTGCATTCAGGGTGAGCCGTCAGGATAAACCCGATAGCACGCGCCGCCCTGCTTTCAGGCAGGCCAGCCCTGCAACTTGCGCATTTCTCCTACGCCAACGGTACTGGCCTGCCGACATACGCCTGGCGGCCCATGCACCAAATTCAGTTCATATTCCCAACGAAAGAAATCCATGTCCAACCCACCGCAACACCAGCTGGGCGGCTTGAATATCGCCATTCTCGTGACCGACGGCTTTGAGCAGGAAGAGCTGACCGGCCCGCAGGCGGCGCTGGAAGAGTCCGGGGTCATGATCCGCCTGCTGTCCGACAGGACCGGACAGGTCCAGGGGGTCCGCCATGACCAACCCGGGGATTCGTTTGACGTGGATGCGACCTTTGACAAGGTCACCGCCGATGAATTCGATGCGGTCTTGCTGCCCGGCGGGGCGGTCAATGCCAGCCGCATCCGCAACAATGCCGACGCCCAGGAGCTGGTGCGGCAGATGGACCAGCAGGGCAAGCCGCTTGCCGTGATCTGCCATGCGCCGTGGCTGCTGGTTTCGGCCGGCCTGGTCAAAGGCCGCAAGATGACCAGTGCGCCCGAGCTGCAAAAAGACTTGGAACAGGCCGGCGCGCAGTGGGTCGATGAAAAGGTGGTGGTGGACCGCAACTGGGTCAGCAGCCGCAAGCCAGCCGACATTCCCGCTTTCAACGCGGCCTTCAAGGGCATCCTGGCGCAGCGCACCCGGCAAAACATCAAGGGCACGTCCGACGACACGCCTGCTTCCGCCGGCGAAGGCGGCTGAACATGGCGACACGCGCGGTATGGAAAGGCGCCATCAGTTTCGGGCTGGTGCATGTTCCGGTGGCCCTGCATTCGGCCACGCTCAACACCGGCCTGGATTTTGACTGGCTGGACAAGCGCACCCTGGAGCCGGTGGGCTACCGGCGCATCAACAAGAAAACTGGCGAGGACATCGAGCCCGACAACGTCATCAAGGGCATCGAGTACGAGAAAGGCCGGTATGTGGTGCTGACCGACGAGGAAATCAGGGCCGCCTACCCCCGGGTGACCCAGACCATCTCGATTGACAGCTTTGTGCCCAACACCCAGATTCCGTTCATTTACCTGGAGCGGCCTTATTACCTGGAGCCGATCAACAAGGGCGAAAAGGTCTATGCCCTGCTGCGCGACGCCTTGCTGCAGACCAAGCGGGTCGGCGTGGCCCGGGTGGTGATCCAGAACAAGCAGCATCTGGCGGTGCTGGTGCCGTCGGGACCGGGCCTGGTGCTGAACCTGCTGCGCTGGGGCGATGAAATCCGCTCCTGGGAAGACCTGGACCTGCCGCCCGAAGGCGCCAAGGCCGCCGGGGTGAGCGAGAAGGAACTGGCTATGGCCAAAGAGCTGATCGAGGACATGACCGGCCGCTGGGATCCGCACCAGTTCACCGACTCCTTCAAGGATGAAATCCTGGCGCTGGTGGAGCGCAAGGTCAAGGCGGGCCAGTTGCACACGGTGGCGCAGCCCGAAGCCGCCGAAGAAGAAGCCATCCCTTTTGGCGCGCAAATCCTGGACCTGATCGACCTGCTGCAG
This DNA window, taken from Polaromonas hydrogenivorans, encodes the following:
- a CDS encoding Fic family protein, which gives rise to MSKRLLGYEFLRDHLKLSAFPCARPARVGSVTKVVQRADGLEVPASVAPVSQGPLEHILFALKHEGVNLQILAQCLPRIDAGPLIEAFCSSPASKYIRITAYLWEQFNGRELEGAPQAIGPYVPLFDPGKYLTGKPRRNSKWRVDFNGLGSLRFCPTIERTSAIAALLAQDTLGRAQAFIEGMKQETLDRTMSWSYLSETESSFAIEREKPSSRKAEAFAQLLMQARESTPITETYLVDLQNLAVTNPLDRALEFRNRQNWLRGPGNGVLGITYVPPAPELVPELMQAIMDILNDPDPVQSPLVIGALSSFAFVFVHPFMDGNGRLSRFLFHKAVCRSEVLKQGLVLPISVAMKRNEDQYLQALKSFSAPARRLWDVLMIDDEHFEFTFKGDASIYRYWDATPCVEFGLRMAEQSLEVDLRQETEYLRNYDAIAHQVNERIDLNSNTLALMVRLCLQNEGRFSNGKRKAFLNKGYSPEMLAVVESVATGVLTGRETDDEIDIPPYRV
- a CDS encoding cold shock and DUF1294 domain-containing protein, with product MKKQGKVVRWDSARAFGFIRSPETPADIFFHIKDFRGSAAPQEGMPVTFEEIHVGGKGPRAMSVQAGMSLQDSPGSRATARAAMPPTQARSPQQRTLNRTAPSRPASPALLLMLGWAVLLGWESRAGRLPAMALPIALLLNLVTFFMYWVDKHAAQTGRWRTSENTLHLLGLLGGWPGAWWAQALLRHKSSKASFLAAYRATVALHCIVLAGFLFSPQLQNLLPNR
- a CDS encoding YgiQ family radical SAM protein, yielding MNAPVDVSFFTRAAKPLTSYRKYWAARFGTAKFLPTSRAEMDALGWDSCDIILVTGDAYVDHPSFGMAVIGRVLEAQGFRVGIIAQPDWHSAEAFKALGKPNLFWGVTAGNMDSMINRYTADRKIRSDDAYTPGDIGGKRPDRAAIVYSQRCREAYKDVPIILGGIEGSLRRIAHYDYWSDKVRRSIVVDAKSDLLLYGNAERALVEIAHRLAAREPVQSITDVRGTAFVRRQDDESGKGWFEIDSTQVDEPGRVESHINPYMTTSEQAAEQGSTCAKEDGEKAATETIAAGAIPASATGQSGLKNEVNPAIKPLTFFPNPALYGKGSVKVPPRDRTVIRLPSYEQIKADPVLYAHANRVLHLETNPGNARALVQAHGEGTTARDVWITPPPIPLTTAEMDYVFDLPYARGPHPSYADENGRHDGATKIPAWEMIRFSVNIMRGCFGGCTFCSITEHEGRIIQSRSEESIIREVEDIRDKVEGFTGTISDLGGPTANMYRLGCKSPEIEAACRKPSCVYPGICQNLTTDHGPLIKIYKRGRALRGIKKILIGSGLRYDLAVKSPEYVKELVTHHVGGYLKIAPEHTEQGPLTKMMKPGIGSYDKFKTLFEKFSLEAGKKQFLIPYFIAAHPGTSDEDMMNLAVWLKKNGFRADQVQTFYPSPMATATAMYHSNKNPLRRITRDSETVDIVRGDKRRRLHKAFLRYHDANNWPVLREALKTMGRADLIGNGKHHLIPTFQPMTDGTYTSARRKNSTASVTPAAPVKGRMLTQHTGLPPRDNGSGKALGVKPLRKPR
- a CDS encoding CHRD domain-containing protein, whose protein sequence is MTTRRQATRLCLAALAVAATAAITGCGMMPGKPSSSNLIALSTQLRAANEVPPNASQGSGSVDAVLNKDSNLLRWKVNFTGLSGPATAAHFHGPAAVGANAGVVLPWPGPVTSPMEGSATLTPAQAADLVAGRWYANIHTAANPGGEVRGQMTVRN
- a CDS encoding type 1 glutamine amidotransferase domain-containing protein, translated to MSNPPQHQLGGLNIAILVTDGFEQEELTGPQAALEESGVMIRLLSDRTGQVQGVRHDQPGDSFDVDATFDKVTADEFDAVLLPGGAVNASRIRNNADAQELVRQMDQQGKPLAVICHAPWLLVSAGLVKGRKMTSAPELQKDLEQAGAQWVDEKVVVDRNWVSSRKPADIPAFNAAFKGILAQRTRQNIKGTSDDTPASAGEGG
- a CDS encoding Ku protein — encoded protein: MATRAVWKGAISFGLVHVPVALHSATLNTGLDFDWLDKRTLEPVGYRRINKKTGEDIEPDNVIKGIEYEKGRYVVLTDEEIRAAYPRVTQTISIDSFVPNTQIPFIYLERPYYLEPINKGEKVYALLRDALLQTKRVGVARVVIQNKQHLAVLVPSGPGLVLNLLRWGDEIRSWEDLDLPPEGAKAAGVSEKELAMAKELIEDMTGRWDPHQFTDSFKDEILALVERKVKAGQLHTVAQPEAAEEEAIPFGAQILDLIDLLQRSLRQGGAAQTPPDSDGPQGKSGTRALSHKKEPEPGPDSDLRRNGAR